cggatatttagattttgaaaaaagaaaaatttaaattttgcatttctcaaatttcttgtatttaaaaatataacttttacttaactaatttttaatttttgatagattgaatggttaatagatttggacataacattttgaaactaaaaaagacattaatttggttattgtttttgaattttggatgtaactttttgttaatttttgaaataaaaagtttgacatgcatttcaAGTGAGTACCAAATCATTTTTTCAGTAAttctatgtatatcatatgaacttaaagtatgtgtagtatcaatataaatattttaaataaaatgagagaagtaaattagaaatatatggttaattatacatatgttcagttatcttcggatatccattcgggtttggatattacatgttcggattcggatatccaatctctcctaattcaatacccgttcggatattttgctacttcggttcggatttcgattcgggtttttcggatcgagTTCGAGTGCGGCTTCGGATATCGGTAAAGTGTCCACCTCTAAGCCATTAAATGGAAGAAAACAAAGACATGGTCTTGGACACTTTGGcctttaaaaatgaatttatgttctaaacaaaatataagaacaAGATTGGTCTAATAATGTGGCTAGTTAACAAGGAGCTTAATAAAAGGTTAGTAGAATAGAGGTAAGAAAGAAGCGTTGTTATCAATATCTAATTGGTGATAAACGAACTAAACAGTAATCTTTAACAAGCAAACAAAACGACTGAATAGTATATAACTAGTTTAAGTGAAAGAAATAtgacatataaaaaaaacaaaatacatactttttaattaaactaaGGGTTAAGTCATTTCACTATAAACATACATGAATTCTTCAAAGGACACAAAGTCAACATAACCCATATTGTAAGTTACAGTTGACCAACAATATAAGTTAATCCAAGTCAAGCGTGTTGAGCACGATTAATCACTGTTTTGATGATAGCAACGGTCAACTATTTATCTTCTTGACTTGAAGAAACTTTGGAACCATTGGATCCATCTGCATCTTATATAAATAACTCATGTGAAGAGCTTAATATCACACTTCCTTCCACTTCAAAACATCACAAAAGTATTAAAGAAACACTTAAAaacagaagaaagaaagaaaaaaacaacagaAGAAGAAATGGGTTTAAAAATGAAAGAGAGATCAAGAAAAGGAGGTTTTGTTGCGATATTGGTTCTAGTCTTTTGTTGCTTCTTCGAGAATATGAGTAAGTTTCCTCTCCTtcaagatataaatatataattgtttaattaaatttatcttgtatttaaaaagttgtactatatctgaaaaattcataaattaaatatatagaaTCAGAAAATACTATTTACAATTTAATGATCACATCTGTTATTTTAATTGCTAAGGTGATATCACTTATAGGGTGTTATGTTATTTAGATATGACATATCCTGCACATAACgaaatattttctatatcaaACTGTCTCATACGAAATAAGAGTTGTCTCCGAATTAAAGGGCCGGTCCTGGGCTAAAGTCCATAAATCATGAGCTTTAGGCGCCACAGAAAATGATTCGTTTAGGGGCACCAGATTCTTAGAAATCTTCTTTAGTCTAGTGGCCggtcaatatattattttgacttACCGCCAACAGTTCGAATCCTGCGTCCTTTTTTTTCCCcttgataataataatatttttccttttctgaTAATAATTAAAGATACAGAGGATTTCATTATATGTTCCAACGACCGTAGTTTTGTTTATTAGACGTTTTACTTTATTAGAAGACAATTTATCTTctttccagttttttttttctgttgacaAGCAATAAACAATGAATTTGAATTATAAATTGTGGATATTCCATGTTTAATCGTGATTGACTTTAGTAGGACTGCTGCATctcctataatttttttaattcattcttttttttttaagttcttgtaaattttttagaaacttttggaattcaaatataaaaagaaaaacacatagGTGAGCTCCAAATAACGTTTTTAATAgatttaagttttaataatatttagcactgtactatttttttctttttataatattgtactATTTTGATTAcgtacaaaatatattataatatttataatagaaTAGCATATACAATTTAATCTATTTGGTACTTTTTGTTGCATCCGTACAATGTTGATAACAATAATAACAGtatatattgttaaaaaaagaGGCAGTATTTTGTTTTATCCTCTTTAAGCGCCCAGACGAATCCGGACTGGCActgattaaatattatattcatctttaccaaaaacaaattatattcatcgttttgttttgttatgttccaaaaaggaaaacaaatcattgttttgttttaaaaacttattgttagatatattctaccttttttaattataattcatcGTTTTGTATCAGCCGGGATCTCGATCGCTGTTTCACCTTATGAACCAGTTACAAGTTATATTTCGGGAAGGTTCTTTGTTCTCCACAACAAATATGAGATGCTGAAATCGTTGCCATCTTATAATGAGTACCACATAAGACTCAACCTAGCGAcaggttttttcttctttaaagtATTTCTGACTTGTTCTTTCTACTAATGAATAGTACGGGACCTTTTTGCCCAAAAAAGAATAGTATGTTTGTTATAGATCTTGAATCGCTACTCATATTtcaaatgttatatttttctttaagaaatcacatatataattaataaaaagaactaaaatagatgtgttgtccaaaaaaaaagaactaaaataGACGTACCTAACCAGGGATGAATCTAGACATAAAATTTACTAGGTGCAtcaagtttataaaataaattagtggGTGCAAtaaagagagtttttttttatcttatctaatattttctatcattttaccttacaaaataaacaaaaattgaaaaaataggGGGTGCACATGCACCCAGTGTGCTGGCTGTGGCTTCGCCCCTGTACCTAACATggaatttttagtatttttgtaCTAAAATGACAAATTATTTGCCACTCAAGCATaacatttaaagaaaaatatttgttattgagcttatactattgaaaatgtttaaataatgcatatcgagaaatttaatattattgaaaatgtttaaataatGCACATCGAGAAATTTATTGtgcttttaaaatgttttgatggatttttataagttatctaaattacataattttagaGTATTTTTAACTGAAATCGTTGCAATTTCCTCGATATAAtctaattattaaaaatcaaatcctTCCAAATTCTTCTAAATACTATACTAGAATATCTTTCTaataataaatttgtattaaaaacttttttacatcaaaaaattaattttctggTTTTTGCATATCATCTTCTTAGTTATTCTAACTCAGAGTTTACATTGGGATGCATGCAGTTCAAGTTTGGCAAACGATAAGAAGCAGGTGTAGAGATGGTTTCATCACTTTGAGCATCAAATCAGTGCATTTTTTCATCTCAAAGCTTATGCAATATAGATATTCAATATCACTTGTAACTCCAGTCTATCACTCTTGGACGTCTCGAATTATTTTCTGGGTTACATTAACACGATCAGTCTCGTCAATGTCTAACGACACCgctttatgattttttttaatcttcacACAAGGTGTGGTTGTTTTATATGTACGCAAACATGTAAGTGacatttggatatataaagatatagaagACCTACATggttgataaaataatattttgtcaaCCAATTgcaaaaaagtttaatatattattaagtatgttattttattttgtcaatAACCCATACAGTGAGATCAAGTTTAAGCCGATAGAAAAGTTGTTCGAATAACCAGCTTTAGTCTACTCGGTCTACTACATGGGAGAAACGCCTTGGTTCCTAGCCTCATTTACAAAAGAATCTGCATGAACATTAATTATGTTCCTCAGAATATGGATATCTAGTGGTAGTAGCGCCgggttcatatatttttattaaataaatttacaatttattttatgattttagcaAAGAATATATGTTCAGAAATATAAAGATGAAAATATGTTGgaaaagtgatttttttttcgatCCAATAATGATTAGCGGCCaaagtgtatttttttttaagttgtttaGATCAAAGTGGAATAATATAAGTGGTTGTGATCGattttaataaaagtaaaataaaaaaactgatagtcttaacaaaattaatttaattaaaatttaaacttaaaataaaaattgatgttAAGGAAAAATGTATATACTTTCCAATTGATTTCAATGGTATGATGTAATGGGAAGTTTTAAAAGCCAATAGTTTGGAATTTAATTCATTACATGTGACTATATGTAcaaacacatttaaaaaaaaacttgatagaAATACAAATGCAGGCAATACTTGCTTCACCATTTAATTATAATCCAAAGAATTTAATCATAATCCAACTGAGTTTCtatcatattttataataattaaaggAATTCTCCCacaaaaatttttattttaaaaagttcagaaaatttatatattttaggagCTAAAAGAAAGAATCTGGAGTGTGATATTACAGCCTTAGTTATATATCAGCGTTTTGTAATCGTGAACTACTGTTCTCTTGGAAAAACCAAATGGCACAACCATGATATTACAGCCTTAGTTATATATCAGTGTTTTGTAGTCATGAACTATTGTTCTCTTGGAAAAACCAAATGGCACAACCATGATATGTTATCTATAGAACACATACGTATAGATTGCTATGAATTTTTTCAGACCATCCATCCACGGAAGAACCCGTTAATAATATTATGTGATGTTGCAGAGTTGCTTGCATTTGTCATACAAATGATTGTAATGATCTTTccataaaaacaaacaaacgtCCCATGTAAAGGCCTGAAGAAACCTGCTTCTTAACTCGGAATGTTTGCTTGATAAGAGCTCATCCcttgttgttgctgttgttgaTGATGTTCTGCGGAAGAAGAAGCTCCCCATAGTGATTGATTAAGGGCTGCATCACTTTCCTCCAACTGAgatttatagagagagaaagacagcaatgttttaaaaaatctcaaatGAATTCAATTTCTTGGGCTATAAGATTTTGATGCACTATCTTTCTCTTAAGATCTATGTTGGCTTCCAATATCATTTTCTCCTGTGAATAAATCAATATGAGAGTGTTGTATTGAGATTATTGAACAATGTAAGGTTTTTTATGTATCTTTATTTTGAGGTCAGATAGTTGATCAAGCATCGACCAAGCATGCCAATGAGAAAACAAATCCAAGATTTGGTACTGTTTTAAATTCTCTTTGGACCAAATCAAATATAAGCTTGTGATTTCTTGAGATTGTGTATACCTTTGTGGATCATTTTTGCCTTAGTGATGTATCTACTTAAAGTTCTAGCTGCTCAAGCTCATCCACTCCCATACCGGGTCACCTAGCAAATGCCTAAAGACAGAAGAATTAAGTAGCTTGAGATTTGG
The Brassica napus cultivar Da-Ae chromosome A1, Da-Ae, whole genome shotgun sequence DNA segment above includes these coding regions:
- the BNAA01G21670D gene encoding uncharacterized protein BNAA01G21670D is translated as MGLKMKERSRKGGFVAILVLVFCCFFENMTGISIAVSPYEPVTSYISGRFFVLHNKYEMLKSLPSYNEYHIRLNLATVQVWQTIRSRCRDGFITLSIKSVHFFISKLMQYRYSISLVTPVYHSWTSRIIFWVTLTRSVSSMSNDTAL